CCTTCGACGGGGGCGCCTGCGGGTGGTGCGGGTGGAGCTCAGAGGCCAGGGAACCAGAGGGCGATCTCGCGGGCCGCCGACTCCGGGGAGTCCGAGCCGTGCACGAGGTTCTGCTGGACCTTCAGGCCCCAGTCGCGACCCAGGTCGCCGCGGATGGTGCCGGGGGCGGCCGCGGTCGGGTCGGTCGTGCCGGCCAGGGAGCGGAAGCCCGGGACGACGCCCTGACCCTCGGCGACGACCGCGAGGATCGGGCCCGAGAGCATGAAGTCG
This region of Oerskovia jenensis genomic DNA includes:
- the ndk gene encoding nucleoside-diphosphate kinase — its product is MTDVAAPVVADALSETIERTLVLVKPDGVRRGLSGEILRRIEAKGYTLAAVALLDATPELLAAHYAEHEGKPFFAPLVDFMLSGPILAVVAEGQGVVPGFRSLAGTTDPTAAAPGTIRGDLGRDWGLKVQQNLVHGSDSPESAAREIALWFPGL